From a single Mycolicibacterium mengxianglii genomic region:
- a CDS encoding peptidoglycan D,D-transpeptidase FtsI family protein: MTRRKNTRDGADPVRAPRRGRTTRTPAAKPKSPQPGRSARARRTREVAEPGISTTSSFAFRRRTGSIVVGVLIALAAAQLFNLQVPQAAGLRAEAAGQLKVTDVEQALRGAIVDRNLDKLAFTIEARALTFQPVRIRKQLEEARQKSPEAPDPELRLRDIAKEVSSRLGGRPDMATVLKKLRGKESFVYLARAVDPAIATAIMEKFPEVGSERQDLRQYPGGALAANMVGGIDWDGHGLLGLEDSMDSVLAGADGSLTYDRGSDGVVIPGSYRNRHDAVDGSTVQLTIDDDIQFYVQQQVQLAKDASGANNVSAVVLDAKSGEVLAMANDNTFDPSQDIGRQDSKQLGNLSVSSPFEPGSVNKIITAATAIELGLTNPDEVLQVPGSINMGGVTVGDAWNHGVEPYTTTGVFGKSSNVGTLMLAQRIGPERFADMLNKFGLGQRTGVGLPGETAGLVPPIDQWSGSSFSNLPIGQGLSMSLLQMAGMYQAIANDGLRIPPRVIKATIAADGTRTEEPRPEGVRVVSPQTAQTVRNMLRAVVQRDPMGVQQGTGPAAAVEGYQVAGKTGTAQQINPDCGCYYSDVYWITFAGLATVDNPRYVVGIMMDAPKRAADGTPGSSAAPLFHNIASWLLQRENVPLSPDPGPPLTLRQT, translated from the coding sequence GTGACTCGCAGAAAGAACACCAGGGACGGCGCCGACCCGGTCCGCGCGCCCAGACGTGGCCGCACCACGCGCACTCCCGCCGCGAAGCCGAAGTCGCCGCAACCGGGCCGCTCGGCGCGGGCCCGGCGCACCCGGGAGGTAGCCGAGCCCGGAATCAGCACAACGTCGTCATTCGCCTTCCGTCGCCGCACCGGCAGCATCGTCGTCGGCGTGCTGATCGCCCTCGCGGCCGCGCAGCTGTTCAATCTGCAGGTGCCCCAGGCCGCCGGCCTACGCGCCGAGGCCGCCGGTCAGCTGAAGGTCACCGACGTCGAGCAGGCATTGCGCGGGGCCATCGTCGACCGCAATTTGGACAAACTGGCCTTCACCATCGAAGCCCGGGCGCTGACCTTCCAGCCCGTGCGCATCCGCAAGCAGCTCGAAGAGGCGCGGCAGAAGTCGCCGGAGGCACCCGATCCGGAGCTGCGCCTGCGCGATATCGCCAAAGAGGTGTCCTCGCGCCTGGGCGGGCGCCCCGACATGGCCACGGTGCTGAAAAAGCTCCGCGGCAAGGAATCCTTCGTGTATCTGGCCCGCGCGGTCGACCCGGCGATCGCCACCGCGATCATGGAGAAGTTCCCGGAGGTGGGGTCCGAGCGCCAGGATCTGCGCCAGTACCCGGGCGGCGCACTGGCGGCCAATATGGTCGGGGGCATCGACTGGGACGGCCACGGGCTGCTCGGGCTCGAAGACTCGATGGACTCGGTGCTGGCAGGCGCAGACGGCTCGCTGACCTATGACCGGGGCTCCGACGGGGTGGTGATCCCGGGCAGCTACCGCAACCGCCACGACGCGGTGGACGGTTCGACCGTGCAGCTGACCATCGACGACGACATCCAGTTCTATGTGCAGCAGCAGGTGCAGCTGGCTAAGGACGCCTCCGGCGCCAACAACGTCTCGGCGGTGGTCCTCGACGCCAAGAGCGGCGAAGTGCTGGCGATGGCCAATGACAACACCTTCGATCCGAGTCAGGACATCGGCCGTCAGGACAGCAAGCAGCTCGGTAACCTCTCGGTGTCCTCGCCGTTCGAGCCCGGTTCGGTGAACAAGATCATCACCGCCGCCACTGCGATCGAGCTCGGCCTGACCAACCCCGATGAGGTGTTGCAGGTACCGGGGTCGATCAACATGGGCGGGGTGACCGTCGGCGACGCCTGGAATCACGGGGTGGAGCCGTACACCACCACCGGCGTGTTCGGGAAGTCGTCCAACGTCGGCACCCTGATGCTGGCGCAGCGGATCGGTCCGGAGCGCTTCGCCGACATGCTCAACAAGTTCGGGCTCGGCCAGCGCACCGGCGTCGGCCTACCCGGTGAGACCGCAGGGCTGGTGCCGCCGATCGACCAGTGGTCGGGCAGCTCGTTCTCCAACCTGCCCATCGGTCAGGGCCTGTCGATGAGCTTGTTGCAGATGGCCGGGATGTATCAGGCCATCGCCAACGACGGACTGCGTATCCCCCCGCGGGTCATCAAGGCCACCATCGCCGCCGACGGCACCCGTACCGAGGAACCCCGCCCCGAAGGGGTGCGGGTGGTGTCCCCGCAGACCGCGCAGACCGTCCGCAACATGTTGCGTGCGGTGGTGCAGCGTGACCCGATGGGGGTGCAGCAGGGCACCGGGCCGGCCGCGGCTGTGGAGGGCTACCAGGTGGCCGGCAAGACCGGCACCGCCCAGCAGATCAACCCCGACTGCGGCTGTTACTACAGTGACGTCTACTGGATCACCTTCGCCGGGTTGGCCACCGTCGACAACCCGCGGTACGTCGTCGGCATCATGATGGACGCTCCGAAGCGGGCGGCAGACGGCACACCGGGCTCGTCGGCCGCCCCGCTGTTCCACAACATCGCGTCGTGGTTGCTGCAGCGGGAGAACGTGCCGCTGTCCCCGGATCCGGGTCCGCCGCTGACCCTGCGCCAGACCTGA
- a CDS encoding UDP-N-acetylmuramoyl-L-alanyl-D-glutamate--2,6-diaminopimelate ligase — protein sequence MSSALRPGATNGVSLATLAASAGAVPAAGGVIPAVSVLGVTLRAQDVAPGDLFAALAGARSHGARFIDDAVSRGAVAVLTDAAGVAALSGPPPVPVLVHPAPRTVLGRLAAEVYGRPSESLSVIGVTGTSGKTTTTYLIEAGLRAAGRTAGLIGTVGIRIGGADVPSSLTTPEAPALQALLALMAERGVDTAVMEVSSHALSQGRVDGVHFAVGGFTNLSRDHLDYHPTMADYFEAKARLFDPQSAVHADTSVICIDDDAGRAMAERAGSAVTVSTTGAADWTVSDIVHRPDGAQEFTACDPAGVHHRIGLRLPGGYNIANALVALAILDSVGVAPEQAAPGLRGATVPGRLEPVDRGQPFLALVDYAHKPGALQAVLQTLRAQAGTGRLAVVFGAGGNRDAGKRAPMGAVAAELADLVVVTDDNPRDEEPAAIRAEVLAGAAAGGATAEVVEIGDRAEAINRAVCWARPGDVVLIAGKGHEAGQTAGGHTRTFDDRDELARALDALQAMGHR from the coding sequence GTGTCGAGCGCGCTTCGGCCCGGCGCCACCAACGGTGTGTCGCTGGCCACACTCGCAGCCTCCGCGGGCGCGGTTCCCGCTGCCGGCGGTGTCATCCCGGCGGTGTCCGTGCTCGGGGTGACGCTGCGCGCCCAGGATGTTGCGCCGGGTGATCTCTTCGCGGCGCTGGCCGGGGCCCGCTCGCACGGGGCGCGTTTCATCGATGACGCGGTGTCCCGGGGCGCGGTCGCGGTGCTGACTGATGCTGCCGGCGTCGCCGCGCTTTCCGGACCCCCGCCAGTTCCGGTCCTGGTGCATCCGGCGCCGCGTACGGTCCTGGGCCGACTGGCCGCCGAGGTGTACGGACGGCCGTCGGAGTCCCTGTCGGTCATCGGTGTCACCGGCACCTCCGGCAAGACCACCACCACCTATCTCATCGAGGCCGGGCTGCGCGCCGCCGGCCGTACCGCCGGGCTGATCGGCACCGTCGGGATCCGTATCGGCGGCGCCGACGTGCCCAGCTCCCTGACCACCCCGGAAGCCCCCGCCCTGCAGGCACTGCTGGCGTTGATGGCCGAACGCGGCGTCGACACCGCGGTGATGGAAGTCTCCAGCCATGCGCTGTCGCAGGGTCGGGTGGACGGTGTGCACTTCGCCGTCGGCGGGTTCACCAACCTGTCCCGCGACCACCTCGACTACCACCCGACCATGGCCGACTACTTCGAAGCGAAGGCGCGGTTGTTCGACCCGCAGTCGGCGGTGCACGCCGATACCTCGGTGATCTGTATCGACGACGACGCCGGACGTGCGATGGCCGAGCGGGCCGGCTCGGCGGTGACCGTGAGCACCACCGGTGCGGCCGACTGGACGGTCTCCGACATCGTCCATCGGCCCGACGGGGCGCAGGAGTTCACCGCGTGTGACCCCGCGGGTGTGCACCACCGCATCGGACTACGGCTGCCCGGCGGTTACAACATCGCCAACGCCCTTGTGGCCCTTGCCATTCTGGATTCCGTCGGTGTCGCTCCGGAACAGGCCGCGCCCGGCCTGCGTGGCGCCACCGTGCCGGGCCGGCTCGAGCCCGTCGACCGTGGCCAGCCGTTCCTCGCGCTGGTCGACTACGCACACAAACCCGGGGCGCTGCAGGCTGTCCTGCAGACCCTGCGTGCCCAGGCCGGGACCGGGCGGCTGGCGGTGGTGTTCGGTGCCGGCGGTAACCGTGACGCGGGCAAGCGCGCGCCGATGGGCGCGGTGGCTGCCGAGCTGGCCGACCTGGTGGTGGTCACCGACGACAATCCCCGTGACGAGGAACCGGCCGCGATCCGGGCCGAGGTACTGGCCGGAGCCGCGGCCGGGGGTGCGACGGCCGAGGTCGTGGAGATCGGGGACCGGGCGGAGGCCATAAACCGCGCCGTCTGCTGGGCCCGGCCCGGGGATGTGGTGCTGATCGCCGGCAAGGGTCACGAAGCGGGTCAGACCGCGGGCGGGCACACCCGGACTTTCGACGACCGCGACGAGCTGGCCAGGGCCCTCGACGCACTGCAGGCGATGGGACACCGCTGA
- a CDS encoding UDP-N-acetylmuramoyl-tripeptide--D-alanyl-D-alanine ligase, which produces MIDLTIAEIADIVGGELADVSAAEAARIHVTGTVEFDSRALTSGGLFLALPGARSDGHDFAAAAVAAGAVAVLAARPVGVPAIVVAPQPGDTSAGVLEHDRDGSGAAVLAALGRLAAEVARRLVAAGLTIVGVTGSSGKTSTKDLLAAVLAPLGRVVAPPGSFNNELGHPWTVLRADHDTDYLILEMSARHPGNIAALAAIAPPQIAVVLNVGTAHLGEFGSRQAIADTKSELPQAVPESGVVILNVDDTAVAAMAAKTVARVVRVSRNSDSADVWADEVSLDATARPSFTLHTRDLSTRITLAVHGDHQVSNALCAAAVALECGATGEQLAAALAAAGPVSKHRMAVATRADGVTVVNDAYNANPDSMRAGLQALAWMARGGDSGERRRSFAVLGEMAELGEDAISEHDRIGRLVVRLDVSRLIVVGTGRSMSAMHHGAVMEGSWGAEVTQVADAPAALELLRSELADGDVVLVKASNSAGLGALAETLLGDAGR; this is translated from the coding sequence ATGATCGATCTGACGATCGCCGAGATCGCCGACATCGTCGGTGGTGAGCTGGCCGATGTCAGCGCTGCCGAGGCAGCCCGCATCCATGTCACGGGCACCGTCGAATTCGATTCCCGCGCACTGACATCCGGTGGCCTGTTCCTGGCCCTGCCCGGGGCACGCAGTGACGGGCACGACTTTGCCGCGGCTGCGGTGGCCGCCGGTGCGGTCGCGGTGCTGGCTGCGCGCCCGGTCGGGGTACCGGCGATCGTGGTGGCGCCGCAACCGGGGGACACCAGCGCCGGGGTGCTCGAACACGACCGCGACGGCTCCGGAGCCGCGGTGCTCGCCGCACTGGGCCGATTGGCCGCAGAGGTGGCCAGGCGGTTGGTGGCCGCCGGGCTCACCATCGTCGGGGTCACCGGTTCGTCGGGAAAGACGTCGACCAAAGACCTGCTGGCCGCGGTGCTGGCGCCGCTGGGCCGGGTGGTGGCGCCCCCGGGTTCGTTCAACAACGAACTCGGGCATCCCTGGACAGTGCTGCGGGCCGACCACGACACCGACTACCTGATCCTGGAGATGTCGGCGCGCCATCCGGGAAATATCGCCGCGCTGGCCGCGATCGCGCCGCCGCAGATCGCAGTGGTGCTCAACGTCGGCACCGCCCACCTCGGCGAGTTCGGCTCACGCCAGGCCATCGCCGATACCAAGTCCGAACTGCCACAAGCTGTTCCAGAATCCGGCGTGGTGATTCTGAACGTCGACGACACCGCCGTGGCCGCGATGGCCGCCAAGACGGTGGCGCGGGTGGTGCGCGTCAGCCGCAACAGTGATTCCGCCGACGTCTGGGCTGACGAGGTGAGCCTGGATGCGACGGCGCGGCCCAGCTTCACCCTGCACACCAGGGACCTGAGCACCCGGATCACGCTGGCCGTTCACGGCGACCATCAGGTGTCCAACGCCCTGTGCGCGGCGGCTGTGGCCTTGGAATGCGGCGCGACCGGGGAACAGCTCGCCGCCGCACTGGCCGCGGCCGGGCCGGTCTCGAAACACCGGATGGCGGTCGCCACCCGCGCCGACGGCGTGACCGTCGTCAACGACGCCTACAACGCCAATCCGGACTCGATGCGCGCCGGACTGCAGGCGCTGGCGTGGATGGCGCGCGGCGGTGACAGCGGGGAACGCCGGCGCAGCTTCGCCGTGCTGGGCGAGATGGCAGAACTGGGCGAGGACGCCATTTCCGAGCACGACCGCATCGGGCGACTCGTAGTGCGATTAGATGTCAGTCGACTCATCGTCGTCGGAACCGGGAGGTCTATGAGCGCCATGCACCACGGGGCGGTCATGGAGGGATCATGGGGTGCCGAAGTCACGCAGGTCGCCGACGCGCCGGCCGCACTCGAGTTGTTGCGGAGCGAGTTGGCCGACGGTGACGTGGTCCTGGTGAAGGCCTCCAACTCCGCCGGGCTGGGTGCGCTGGCCGAGACCCTGCTGGGAGACGCCGGCCGATGA
- the mraY gene encoding phospho-N-acetylmuramoyl-pentapeptide-transferase produces the protein MRLILITVGLSLAVSILLTPVLIRLFNRQGLGHEIREDGPPSHKTKRGTPSMGGVAILAGIWAGYLGTHLVGVALDGEGPSASGLLVLGLATALGLVGFLDDMIKLRRARNLGLNKTAKTVGQISAAVLFGVLVLGFRNADGLSPGSAELSYVREIATVALPPLVFVLFVVVLVSAWSNAVNFTDGLDGLAAGSMGMVSAAYVLITFWQYRNACATAPGLGCYNVRDPLDLAIVAAAAAGACIGFLWWNAAPAKIFMGDTGSLALGGIIAGLSVTSRTEVLAVVLGALFVAEIVSVVVQILAFRTTGRRVFRMAPFHHHFELVGWAETTVIIRFWLLTAIACGLGVALFYGEWLSAIGA, from the coding sequence ATGAGACTCATTCTGATCACCGTCGGCCTGTCGCTGGCGGTGTCGATCCTGTTGACACCCGTGTTGATCAGGCTGTTCAACCGCCAGGGTCTGGGCCATGAGATCCGCGAGGACGGCCCGCCGAGCCACAAGACCAAGCGCGGCACTCCGTCGATGGGCGGAGTCGCGATCCTCGCCGGCATCTGGGCGGGATACCTGGGCACACATCTGGTGGGCGTGGCGCTCGACGGTGAGGGTCCGTCGGCCTCAGGTCTGCTGGTGCTCGGCCTGGCGACCGCGCTGGGGCTTGTCGGTTTCCTCGACGACATGATCAAGCTGCGGCGGGCGCGCAACCTGGGCCTGAACAAGACCGCCAAGACGGTCGGGCAGATCAGTGCCGCGGTGCTGTTCGGCGTGCTGGTCCTGGGCTTCCGCAATGCCGACGGGCTGTCCCCGGGCAGCGCGGAGCTGTCGTATGTGCGCGAGATCGCCACTGTGGCGCTGCCGCCGCTGGTATTCGTGCTGTTCGTGGTGGTGCTGGTCAGTGCCTGGTCCAACGCGGTGAACTTCACCGACGGCCTGGACGGGCTGGCGGCCGGCAGCATGGGGATGGTTTCGGCGGCGTACGTGCTGATCACGTTCTGGCAGTACCGCAACGCGTGCGCCACTGCCCCCGGTCTGGGCTGCTACAACGTGCGCGATCCGCTGGATCTGGCGATCGTCGCGGCGGCTGCTGCCGGCGCGTGTATCGGGTTCCTGTGGTGGAACGCCGCGCCGGCGAAGATCTTCATGGGCGACACCGGCTCGCTCGCCCTGGGCGGCATCATCGCCGGACTCTCGGTCACCAGCCGCACCGAGGTGCTCGCCGTGGTGCTCGGTGCGTTGTTCGTCGCCGAGATCGTGTCGGTGGTGGTGCAGATCCTGGCGTTCCGGACGACGGGCCGGCGGGTGTTCCGGATGGCGCCGTTCCACCACCATTTCGAACTGGTCGGATGGGCCGAGACGACGGTGATCATCCGGTTCTGGTTGCTCACCGCGATCGCGTGCGGCCTGGGTGTCGCGCTGTTCTACGGCGAGTGGCTTTCGGCGATCGGCGCCTGA
- the murD gene encoding UDP-N-acetylmuramoyl-L-alanine--D-glutamate ligase, giving the protein MPADGGVLGPLIPGARVLVTGAGVTGRAVLKALRPLGVAAELTDDNPAALEKFATEGVRVIDADAAAGRVGEYTLVVTSPGLPPTAPVPSAAAAAGVPVWGDVELAWRLDHSGHYGPPRRWLVVTGTNGKTTTTSMLHAMLLAAGRRSLLCGNIGDPVLDVLDQPSELLAVELSSFQLFWSSSLRPEAGVVLNVAEDHLDWHGSMEHYAQAKARVLAGRVAVVGLDDPIAAGLLAGADAPVKVGFRLGAPGPGELGVRDGMLVDRAFGAEAVELASVDTIGVAGPVGVLNALAAAALARAVDVPAAAIAEALAHFEVGRHRAEVVAVSGGITYVDDSKATNPHAAEASVLAYPRVVWVAGGLLKGASVDQMVARVADRLAGVVVLGRDRAVVTQAVSRHAPDVPVVEVVTGEDAVVHETNVASVTRVITSPGEPGKSEVSVGARLMTEVVAAARGLAAPGDTVLLAPAGASFDQFAGYADRGNAFAAAVRAVTG; this is encoded by the coding sequence GTGCCCGCCGACGGCGGTGTGCTCGGCCCCTTGATTCCCGGCGCCCGGGTGCTGGTCACCGGTGCCGGTGTCACGGGCCGCGCGGTGCTCAAGGCGCTGCGCCCACTCGGTGTGGCCGCCGAGCTCACCGACGACAATCCGGCGGCGCTGGAGAAATTCGCCACCGAGGGTGTGCGGGTGATCGACGCCGACGCCGCGGCCGGCCGGGTGGGCGAGTACACGCTGGTGGTGACCAGTCCGGGTCTGCCGCCCACCGCGCCGGTGCCTTCTGCCGCCGCGGCGGCCGGGGTGCCGGTCTGGGGTGACGTCGAACTGGCGTGGCGGCTGGACCATTCCGGGCATTACGGGCCGCCGCGGCGCTGGCTCGTGGTCACCGGGACCAACGGCAAGACCACCACCACCTCGATGTTGCACGCCATGCTGCTCGCCGCCGGCCGGCGCAGCCTGCTGTGCGGCAATATCGGTGACCCGGTGCTCGACGTGCTCGACCAGCCGTCGGAACTGCTGGCGGTGGAGCTGTCGAGCTTCCAGTTGTTCTGGTCGTCGTCGCTGCGTCCCGAAGCCGGGGTGGTGCTCAACGTGGCCGAGGACCATCTGGATTGGCACGGCTCGATGGAGCATTATGCGCAGGCCAAGGCGCGGGTGCTGGCCGGCCGGGTGGCGGTGGTCGGACTCGACGACCCGATCGCCGCGGGGCTGCTGGCCGGGGCGGACGCGCCCGTCAAGGTCGGGTTCCGGCTCGGTGCGCCCGGCCCGGGTGAGCTCGGGGTGCGCGACGGGATGCTCGTCGACCGGGCGTTCGGAGCCGAGGCGGTGGAACTGGCGTCGGTGGACACCATCGGGGTGGCCGGCCCGGTGGGAGTGCTGAACGCGTTGGCCGCGGCAGCACTGGCCCGCGCGGTGGACGTGCCCGCGGCGGCGATCGCCGAGGCGTTGGCGCACTTCGAGGTGGGCAGACATCGCGCCGAGGTGGTCGCGGTCTCGGGTGGCATCACCTACGTCGACGATTCCAAGGCCACCAACCCGCATGCCGCCGAAGCGTCGGTGCTGGCGTACCCGCGGGTGGTCTGGGTGGCCGGCGGGCTGCTCAAGGGTGCCTCGGTGGACCAGATGGTGGCCCGCGTCGCCGATCGGCTGGCCGGGGTGGTGGTGCTGGGTCGAGACCGCGCGGTGGTGACGCAGGCAGTGTCACGACACGCGCCCGATGTCCCCGTCGTGGAGGTTGTGACGGGGGAGGATGCTGTGGTGCATGAGACCAATGTGGCATCTGTGACTCGTGTGATTACGTCTCCGGGGGAGCCCGGGAAATCGGAGGTCTCAGTCGGAGCGCGCCTGATGACCGAGGTCGTCGCGGCTGCCCGGGGCCTCGCGGCGCCGGGGGACACCGTGCTGCTGGCTCCCGCCGGCGCCTCGTTCGACCAGTTCGCCGGGTATGCCGACCGCGGCAATGCATTTGCGGCCGCCGTCCGCGCAGTCACCGGGTAG
- the ftsW gene encoding putative lipid II flippase FtsW, translating to MDKKANILKRRRQPSPPAPETADAPEPVDVADPESPENPDNPQNREAVTEPTPVIAAQSSRTRSAAATARLAKTKFGSWLSRPMTSFHLIVAVTALLVTLGLTMVLSASGVYSYDSDGSPWAVFAKQVLWTAVGLVAFYMALRMPVSMMRRLAFPGFALTIVLLVLVLIPGIGKVANGSRGWFVVSGMSMQPSELAKIAFAIWGAHLLATRRLERASLREMLVPLVPGAVIALALILAQPDLGQSVSMGIILLGLLWYAGLPLRVFLTSLVAVMGAAAVLAMVEGYRSARVQSWLDPGADAQGAGYQARQARFALANGGVFGDGLGQGAAKWNYLPNAHNDFIFAIIGEELGFVGAFGLLLLFALFAYAGMRIANRSVDPFLRLLTATATLWIMGQVFINVGYVIGLLPVTGLQLPLISAGGTSTATTLLVIGIIANAARHEPEAVAALRAGREDRMNRLLRLPLPAPYVPTRVEALRDRLRSRPGADRSPKAAAPQKKATRTKTTSTRQSARKNPVGERAARRTGHHGDGRRRSGRSAAREGKDAPARARSGRSRSLEGQRFG from the coding sequence ATGGACAAGAAAGCCAACATCCTGAAGCGGCGGCGTCAGCCGTCCCCGCCCGCTCCGGAGACCGCAGACGCCCCCGAACCGGTGGACGTCGCGGACCCGGAAAGTCCCGAGAACCCAGACAACCCGCAAAACCGGGAAGCTGTCACCGAACCCACGCCCGTCATCGCGGCGCAGAGCAGCCGGACCCGAAGCGCGGCGGCGACAGCGCGGCTGGCCAAGACCAAGTTCGGCAGCTGGCTGTCCCGTCCGATGACGTCCTTCCACCTCATCGTCGCGGTCACGGCGTTGTTGGTCACCCTCGGGCTGACGATGGTGCTCTCCGCATCCGGGGTGTACTCATATGACTCCGACGGTTCACCGTGGGCGGTGTTCGCTAAGCAGGTGCTGTGGACGGCCGTGGGCCTGGTCGCCTTCTACATGGCGTTGCGGATGCCGGTGTCGATGATGCGCCGACTCGCCTTCCCGGGCTTCGCGCTGACGATCGTGTTGCTGGTGCTGGTGTTGATTCCCGGAATCGGCAAGGTGGCCAACGGTTCCCGCGGCTGGTTCGTGGTTTCCGGTATGTCCATGCAGCCCTCCGAGCTGGCGAAGATCGCGTTCGCCATCTGGGGTGCGCACCTGCTGGCCACCCGCCGTTTGGAGCGGGCGTCGCTGCGGGAGATGCTGGTCCCGCTGGTGCCTGGTGCCGTGATCGCCCTGGCGCTGATCCTGGCACAGCCCGATCTCGGGCAGAGCGTGTCGATGGGCATCATCCTGCTGGGCCTGCTCTGGTACGCCGGCCTGCCGCTGCGGGTGTTCTTGACCTCGCTGGTGGCGGTGATGGGCGCGGCCGCCGTGCTGGCCATGGTGGAGGGCTACCGGTCCGCGCGGGTGCAGTCCTGGCTCGACCCCGGCGCTGACGCCCAGGGCGCCGGCTACCAGGCCCGCCAGGCCAGGTTCGCGCTGGCCAACGGTGGGGTGTTCGGTGACGGCCTGGGCCAGGGCGCCGCCAAGTGGAACTACCTGCCCAATGCGCACAACGACTTCATCTTCGCGATCATCGGCGAGGAACTCGGCTTCGTGGGCGCGTTCGGGCTGTTGTTGCTCTTCGCGCTGTTCGCCTACGCCGGGATGCGTATCGCCAACCGGTCGGTGGACCCGTTCCTGCGACTGCTCACCGCCACCGCAACGCTGTGGATCATGGGGCAGGTGTTCATCAACGTCGGCTACGTGATCGGTCTGCTGCCCGTCACCGGGCTGCAGTTGCCGCTCATCTCTGCCGGTGGAACATCTACGGCCACAACACTTCTGGTGATCGGCATCATCGCCAACGCGGCCAGGCACGAGCCGGAGGCGGTGGCTGCACTGCGAGCGGGCCGTGAGGACCGGATGAATCGCCTGCTGCGACTGCCGTTGCCCGCGCCGTACGTGCCGACCCGTGTCGAGGCGCTGCGGGACCGGCTGCGGTCGCGTCCGGGGGCCGACAGGTCGCCCAAGGCGGCCGCACCGCAGAAGAAAGCCACCAGGACGAAGACGACGAGCACACGCCAGTCGGCTCGGAAGAACCCGGTGGGTGAACGGGCCGCCCGTCGCACAGGGCATCATGGAGACGGCCGGCGGCGCAGCGGTCGCTCTGCTGCGCGCGAGGGTAAAGACGCCCCGGCCCGCGCCCGAAGTGGGCGGTCACGTTCTTTGGAAGGTCAGCGTTTCGGGTGA
- the murG gene encoding undecaprenyldiphospho-muramoylpentapeptide beta-N-acetylglucosaminyltransferase, whose protein sequence is MNDSVNRPADGAPISVVLAGGGTAGHVEPAMAVADALTALHPDVRITALGTARGLETRLVPERGYHLELITPVPLPRKPTGDLVRLPARVRRAVRQTRQVFDDVAVDVVIGFGGYVALPAYLAARGGVRRRRVPVVIHEANATAGIANKVGARSAQRVLSAVPGSGLKDAEVIGVPVRAAITALDRAAQRAEARAAFGLPDDTPVLLVFGGSQGAASINRAVSAAAGELARSGVAVLHAYGAKNTLDLRTPEPGDPPYVAVPYLNRMDLAYAAADLAICRSGAMTVAEVSAVGLPAVYVPLPIGNGEQRLNALPVVNAGGGLLVDDADLTPRFVAEVAGALLTDPQRLSAMTSAAAQVGHRDAAERVAAVALDIALSGRAARGRRR, encoded by the coding sequence GTGAACGACTCGGTCAACAGGCCGGCCGACGGTGCCCCCATCTCGGTGGTACTCGCCGGGGGCGGCACGGCCGGCCACGTCGAGCCCGCGATGGCGGTCGCCGACGCGCTCACGGCGCTCCATCCGGACGTCCGGATCACCGCGCTCGGTACCGCGCGCGGCCTGGAGACCCGGCTGGTACCCGAACGCGGTTATCACCTGGAGCTGATCACCCCGGTCCCGCTGCCCCGCAAACCGACCGGTGACCTGGTGCGCCTGCCGGCCCGGGTGCGCCGCGCGGTGCGCCAGACCCGGCAGGTGTTCGACGATGTGGCCGTGGACGTGGTGATCGGCTTCGGTGGTTACGTCGCGCTCCCGGCCTATCTCGCCGCCCGCGGTGGCGTCCGGCGCCGCCGCGTTCCGGTGGTGATTCACGAGGCCAACGCCACCGCCGGGATCGCCAACAAGGTCGGCGCCCGGTCAGCGCAGCGGGTGTTGTCGGCGGTGCCGGGCTCCGGCCTCAAAGACGCCGAAGTGATCGGGGTTCCGGTCCGGGCGGCCATCACCGCACTCGATCGGGCCGCGCAGCGCGCCGAGGCCAGGGCCGCGTTCGGACTCCCTGACGACACCCCGGTGCTGCTGGTCTTCGGTGGCTCGCAGGGCGCGGCGTCGATCAACCGGGCCGTCTCGGCCGCTGCAGGCGAGTTGGCGCGGTCCGGAGTCGCGGTGCTCCACGCCTACGGGGCGAAGAACACCCTGGACCTGCGCACCCCCGAGCCTGGCGACCCGCCGTATGTCGCGGTGCCCTATCTGAACCGGATGGATCTGGCGTACGCCGCGGCGGACCTGGCGATCTGCCGATCGGGGGCCATGACGGTGGCCGAGGTGTCGGCCGTCGGCCTGCCTGCGGTGTACGTCCCGTTGCCGATCGGCAACGGCGAACAACGCCTCAACGCATTGCCGGTGGTCAACGCCGGTGGCGGGCTGCTGGTGGACGACGCCGACCTGACGCCGCGGTTCGTCGCCGAGGTGGCCGGCGCCCTGCTCACCGACCCGCAGCGACTGTCGGCGATGACCTCGGCCGCCGCCCAGGTCGGCCACCGCGACGCCGCAGAGCGGGTCGCCGCGGTGGCCCTCGATATCGCCTTGTCCGGACGTGCTGCACGGGGCCGCCGCCGATGA